The following proteins come from a genomic window of Dreissena polymorpha isolate Duluth1 chromosome 1, UMN_Dpol_1.0, whole genome shotgun sequence:
- the LOC127864485 gene encoding uncharacterized protein LOC127864485 isoform X4, whose product MEKEPDKINRTVNCLPSMPALPHETGTQNKIPEYFPELSFRISDVLDEIGAGERTVMERRETYLLRERMMTIAGPHWGGLHEWFHFGSQSEGTTTPGLNSDIDVLISYKNVNIMTDWRDWEAGMNNLLMLRDDITIPQQYLLQVIHKYTPEAVTIIDDDRFVRKDFGQVLFSSERWKHEQEQVASRIGEVTKNGPSVSSNPDWDMVLAFPVCKPLPEIQHWIDRCRGRHWPPAQLLKAARKSPCFLVPAGHPDSDYKREEWQLSPNLIERMLMFSFNMTQIKCYIVLKLIKKTLFSKIVGDFVTSFHCKTLMFTTIERTHPSLWKEHNIMYLLLLCLKGLRKMAAIGLPSSLYHSWSEFIRWKTVNCETESSFTIR is encoded by the coding sequence ATTCCAGAGTACTTCCCAGAACTATCTTTCCGGATATCAGATGTGCTGGATGAAATCGGGGCCGGAGAACGCACTGTAATGGAGAGGAGAGAAACATATTTGCTGAGAGAACGCATGATGACGATAGCTGGACCACATTGGGGAGGACTTCACGAATGGTTTCATTTCGGGAGCCAATCTGAAGGCACCACAACTCCCGGTCTCAATTCTGATATTGATGTGCTAATCAGTTACAAAAATGTGAACATCATGACAGACTGGAGAGACTGGGAGGCTGGGATGAATAACCTTCTGATGCTTCGTGACGACATCACTATACCTCAACAGTACTTGCTACAGGTGATACACAAATACACACCTGAGGCGGTAACCATTATTGACGATGACAGATTTGTAAGGAAAGATTTCGGGCAAGTACTGTTCAGCTCAGAAAGatggaaacatgaacaagagcaGGTAGCATCACGTATCGGAGAGGTAACCAAAAATGGACCTTCTGTGAGTAGTAATCCAGACTGGGATATGGTATTGGCATTTCCCGTCTGCAAACCTCTTCCAGAAATACAGCACTGGATAGACAGATGTAGAGGAAGACACTGGCCGCCTGCCCAATTACTGAAGGCTGCACGTAAATCCCCTTGTTTCTTGGTACCTGCAGGACATCCAGATAGTGATTATAAACGCGAAGAATGGCAACTGTCTCCAAATCTTATTGAACGAATGCTTATGTTTAGTTTTAATATGactcaaataaaatgttacatagtTCTAAAATTAATTAAGAAAACCTTATTTAGTAAAATTGTTGGGGATTTTGTCACaagttttcattgcaaaacgttAATGTTCACCACCATAGAGAGAACACACCCTTCTCTGTGGAAGGAACATAACATCATGTATCTCCTTTTATTATGCTTAAAAGGATTAAGGAAAATGGCTGCGATTGGGCTGCCTTCCTCATTATATCATAGCTGGAGTGAATTTATTCGATGGAAAACTGTCAATTGTGAAACAGAAAGTTCTTTTACAATACGTTAA
- the LOC127864485 gene encoding uncharacterized protein LOC127864485 isoform X3 has protein sequence MEKEPDKINRTVNCLPSMPALPHETGTQNKLHVQIPEYFPELSFRISDVLDEIGAGERTVMERRETYLLRERMMTIAGPHWGGLHEWFHFGSQSEGTTTPGLNSDIDVLISYKNVNIMTDWRDWEAGMNNLLMLRDDITIPQQYLLQVIHKYTPEAVTIIDDDRFVRKDFGQVLFSSERWKHEQEQVASRIGEVTKNGPSVSSNPDWDMVLAFPVCKPLPEIQHWIDRCRGRHWPPAQLLKAARKSPCFLVPAGHPDSDYKREEWQLSPNLIERMLMFSFNMTQIKCYIVLKLIKKTLFSKIVGDFVTSFHCKTLMFTTIERTHPSLWKEHNIMYLLLLCLKGLRKMAAIGLPSSLYHSWSEFIRWKTVNCETESSFTIR, from the coding sequence CTTCACGTCCAGATTCCAGAGTACTTCCCAGAACTATCTTTCCGGATATCAGATGTGCTGGATGAAATCGGGGCCGGAGAACGCACTGTAATGGAGAGGAGAGAAACATATTTGCTGAGAGAACGCATGATGACGATAGCTGGACCACATTGGGGAGGACTTCACGAATGGTTTCATTTCGGGAGCCAATCTGAAGGCACCACAACTCCCGGTCTCAATTCTGATATTGATGTGCTAATCAGTTACAAAAATGTGAACATCATGACAGACTGGAGAGACTGGGAGGCTGGGATGAATAACCTTCTGATGCTTCGTGACGACATCACTATACCTCAACAGTACTTGCTACAGGTGATACACAAATACACACCTGAGGCGGTAACCATTATTGACGATGACAGATTTGTAAGGAAAGATTTCGGGCAAGTACTGTTCAGCTCAGAAAGatggaaacatgaacaagagcaGGTAGCATCACGTATCGGAGAGGTAACCAAAAATGGACCTTCTGTGAGTAGTAATCCAGACTGGGATATGGTATTGGCATTTCCCGTCTGCAAACCTCTTCCAGAAATACAGCACTGGATAGACAGATGTAGAGGAAGACACTGGCCGCCTGCCCAATTACTGAAGGCTGCACGTAAATCCCCTTGTTTCTTGGTACCTGCAGGACATCCAGATAGTGATTATAAACGCGAAGAATGGCAACTGTCTCCAAATCTTATTGAACGAATGCTTATGTTTAGTTTTAATATGactcaaataaaatgttacatagtTCTAAAATTAATTAAGAAAACCTTATTTAGTAAAATTGTTGGGGATTTTGTCACaagttttcattgcaaaacgttAATGTTCACCACCATAGAGAGAACACACCCTTCTCTGTGGAAGGAACATAACATCATGTATCTCCTTTTATTATGCTTAAAAGGATTAAGGAAAATGGCTGCGATTGGGCTGCCTTCCTCATTATATCATAGCTGGAGTGAATTTATTCGATGGAAAACTGTCAATTGTGAAACAGAAAGTTCTTTTACAATACGTTAA